One window from the genome of Variovorax sp. PAMC26660 encodes:
- a CDS encoding helix-turn-helix domain-containing protein: protein MRKRLGLTLGEVSARTGLGVSTLSKLEKGHASLSYEKLHLISRGLGVDMAQVLEPLGSTGGMAGARGAPLPQGRTTGRRIVQRRGEGMAIGNRSYGQTYLATELLNKRLTPMVTEVRARSLDDFFAEFGGFIHHPGEEFSYALEGQIEFHTELYAPVLLNPGDSVYFDSDMGHAYLAVGDAPCRLLSVCESVGEAHPSMSASVEHTAARQPDAATAVASASVPASRGKKQK, encoded by the coding sequence TTGCGCAAACGCCTGGGCCTCACGCTGGGCGAAGTCAGCGCGCGCACGGGCCTGGGCGTGTCGACATTGTCCAAATTGGAAAAAGGCCACGCGTCCCTGTCGTACGAAAAACTGCACCTGATCAGCCGCGGGTTGGGCGTCGACATGGCGCAGGTGCTCGAACCCTTGGGCAGCACCGGCGGCATGGCCGGTGCGCGCGGCGCGCCATTGCCACAGGGCCGCACCACGGGGCGGCGCATCGTGCAGCGCCGCGGCGAAGGCATGGCGATCGGCAATCGCAGCTATGGCCAGACCTACCTGGCCACCGAACTTTTGAACAAGCGGTTGACGCCGATGGTCACGGAAGTGCGCGCACGCAGCCTTGACGATTTCTTCGCGGAGTTCGGCGGCTTCATTCACCACCCAGGCGAAGAGTTCAGCTATGCGCTCGAAGGACAGATCGAGTTCCACACCGAGCTCTACGCGCCGGTGCTGCTCAATCCCGGCGACTCGGTCTACTTCGACAGCGACATGGGGCACGCCTACCTGGCCGTTGGCGACGCCCCGTGCCGGTTGCTCTCGGTCTGCGAATCCGTGGGGGAAGCGCATCCGTCGATGAGCGCATCTGTCGAACACACGGCCGCTCGCCAGCCCGATGCCGCAACCGCCGTGGCGTCTGCGTCAGTGCCCGCGTCGCGGGGAAAGAAACAGAAATAA
- a CDS encoding MFS transporter, which produces MSNPVSIAGEPAVQASSAVPVAARERASASAWYGLAVLIVAALLGAIDLMIFNLLAEPVRITLGLSDTQLGLLRGVGLTLFTTLATLPLAWLSDRYDRRYVLAACVVLWSAATAMRGLAPNYTMLFIASIGLGVGEAGVNPIVNSLIPELFPRAQRVLANAVYALSLLFGSALGSILGGVIVTVVDGVRHLLPVSLQGMETWRLVFFVMSTGAVPVVLLLLTTRWPRRARDPRPVAQEAHTIGYGDYLRTNWRTLGGIVVGLGLASIGLIALDTWIPIIMVRQFGVAPADMGRGIGLAALAGILGGAVLGVGSMRFAQRVVGPAAALRMIALGLVTAASLSVLLLFVRSPMDVYVLQALVLVPLIGGSILSPNVLQDISPPHLRARVLAALALAMLPFAVLSPLAIGMLSDAVKASSPNGLALAVVAVTLVTSGVGALMLRATEGSFVRLVRTLQPAA; this is translated from the coding sequence ATGTCGAATCCGGTATCGATCGCTGGCGAGCCGGCGGTGCAAGCCTCGTCCGCCGTCCCGGTCGCTGCGCGTGAGCGGGCATCGGCGAGCGCCTGGTATGGCCTGGCGGTGCTGATCGTCGCGGCACTGCTGGGGGCGATCGACCTGATGATCTTCAACCTCCTGGCCGAGCCTGTGCGCATCACGCTCGGACTGTCCGACACGCAACTGGGCTTGCTTCGGGGCGTCGGATTGACATTGTTCACGACCCTGGCGACCTTGCCGCTGGCCTGGCTGAGCGACCGCTACGACCGCCGCTATGTGCTCGCCGCCTGCGTCGTGCTGTGGAGCGCCGCCACAGCGATGCGCGGCCTGGCGCCGAACTACACCATGCTGTTCATCGCGTCGATCGGCCTGGGTGTGGGCGAGGCCGGTGTGAACCCGATCGTCAACAGCCTGATCCCCGAGCTGTTTCCGCGTGCGCAGCGTGTGCTGGCCAATGCCGTGTATGCGCTGTCGCTCCTGTTCGGCAGCGCGCTCGGCTCGATCCTGGGCGGTGTCATCGTGACAGTGGTCGACGGCGTGCGGCACCTGCTGCCCGTGTCGCTGCAGGGGATGGAAACCTGGCGCCTGGTGTTCTTCGTCATGAGCACCGGCGCGGTGCCGGTCGTGCTGCTGTTGCTGACGACGCGCTGGCCCCGGCGCGCCCGCGACCCGCGCCCGGTGGCACAAGAGGCGCACACCATCGGCTACGGCGACTACCTGCGCACGAACTGGCGCACTCTGGGCGGCATCGTCGTCGGCCTCGGCTTGGCGTCGATCGGATTGATCGCGCTCGACACCTGGATCCCGATCATCATGGTGCGCCAGTTCGGTGTCGCGCCGGCCGACATGGGGCGGGGCATCGGCCTTGCCGCGCTCGCGGGAATACTCGGCGGTGCGGTGCTGGGCGTCGGCTCCATGCGCTTTGCGCAGCGCGTCGTCGGGCCCGCCGCGGCGCTGCGCATGATCGCGCTGGGCCTGGTCACGGCGGCGTCGCTGTCGGTGCTGCTGCTGTTCGTGCGTTCGCCGATGGACGTGTACGTGCTGCAGGCACTGGTGCTGGTGCCGCTGATCGGCGGCTCGATCCTGTCGCCCAACGTGCTCCAGGACATCAGCCCGCCGCACCTGCGCGCCCGCGTGCTGGCTGCACTGGCGCTCGCGATGCTGCCCTTCGCCGTTCTGAGCCCGCTGGCCATCGGCATGTTGTCCGATGCCGTCAAGGCCAGCTCGCCCAACGGGCTGGCGCTGGCCGTCGTTGCCGTCACGCTGGTCACCAGCGGCGTGGGCGCCTTGATGCTGCGCGCGACCGAGGGCTCTTTCGTGCGCCTGGTGCGAACGCTGCAGCCTGCTGCCTGA
- a CDS encoding TonB-dependent receptor has protein sequence MNRLDRPGFCRTSRPLSLRAAPLALLVASAVGLMGQTVQAQPAPVPPSPDAPSEAGAPSAKALDSVTVTATRRREPVREVPMQVNVLQGEALERAGAKTLSDYVADQPGINLMGTGTVGGALSIRGLTTGQQTISTVGVYIDDVATGSSAPYALGSSTPLDMGLLDLNHIEILRGPQGTLYGAGAMGGVLKYVTNQPDTTEFAGSVTLGTSSTKGGGPGYTASTVLNVPIKEDVAAIRIAAFHDHFGGDYRAVGPAAGWNINSGNTDGARLSLLLTPTRELKVRLTATTQDVRRNGSGIEDLDPVTGRPIEGNRTRRLYLNEPFRNRTTLYGLDVEYDFGWARLNSITSVQDVKISTVNDVSPNFVPTLALAGLPAQSARLSDVVPQHRLSQEFRLTSRPDSSIEWLAGLYLNRERGNQIGSADATLGYGLGNLNLITSTEPSTYREVAAYGDVTWHPTPALSLTGGVRVARNHQSYTSTSSGLLTGPTSTSGGTSSESADTYLLAAKYALTPTSNVYVRAASGYRPGGPNGLLPGAETALIQPMFKSDSLWSYELGYKADLLARTLSLEAALYDIEWRNIQQFVKSGAFNYYTNAGNARIRGGELTLNWMPSTEWRVNASASAIDAHLTTSAAGLGANAGARLPMTARFSATVGATRQFVVAGRQAYLGVSARHVGERDAGYAGSTILPSFRMPAYTVVDLQAGIAFPHFSLAAYVRNLGNSRGLTNVATINPGLLQAALTPARTVGMNLTVPF, from the coding sequence ATGAATCGCCTCGACCGTCCCGGTTTCTGCCGGACCTCCCGCCCCTTGTCGCTGCGCGCCGCACCGCTCGCATTGCTGGTGGCTTCGGCCGTCGGCCTGATGGGGCAGACCGTGCAGGCGCAGCCTGCACCCGTGCCGCCAAGCCCTGACGCACCGAGCGAAGCAGGCGCCCCATCGGCCAAGGCGCTGGACAGCGTCACCGTCACGGCCACACGCCGTCGCGAACCGGTGCGCGAAGTGCCGATGCAGGTCAATGTGCTGCAGGGCGAGGCGCTGGAGCGCGCCGGTGCCAAGACGCTGTCCGACTACGTTGCGGACCAGCCGGGCATCAACCTGATGGGAACGGGGACCGTGGGCGGCGCACTCAGCATCCGCGGCCTGACGACCGGGCAGCAGACCATCTCGACCGTCGGCGTGTACATCGACGACGTGGCGACAGGCTCGAGCGCGCCCTACGCGCTGGGCTCGTCCACGCCGCTGGACATGGGTCTGCTGGACCTGAACCACATCGAGATCCTGCGCGGACCGCAGGGCACGCTGTACGGTGCAGGCGCGATGGGCGGCGTGCTCAAGTACGTGACCAACCAGCCCGATACGACCGAGTTCGCGGGCTCGGTGACGCTCGGCACGTCGTCGACCAAGGGCGGCGGTCCCGGCTACACGGCCAGCACCGTGCTCAACGTGCCGATCAAGGAAGACGTGGCGGCCATCCGCATCGCCGCCTTCCACGACCATTTCGGCGGCGACTACAGGGCGGTCGGCCCGGCGGCGGGCTGGAACATCAACAGCGGCAACACGGACGGCGCGCGGCTGTCTCTGCTGTTGACGCCGACGAGGGAATTGAAGGTCCGCTTGACCGCAACGACGCAGGATGTGCGCCGCAACGGCTCGGGCATCGAAGACCTGGACCCGGTCACCGGTCGGCCGATCGAAGGCAACCGGACCCGGCGCCTCTATCTCAACGAGCCCTTTCGCAACCGCACCACGCTGTACGGGCTGGATGTGGAGTACGACTTCGGCTGGGCGCGCCTGAATTCGATCACCTCCGTGCAGGACGTGAAGATCAGCACCGTCAACGACGTCAGTCCCAATTTCGTGCCGACGCTGGCTCTGGCGGGCCTGCCGGCACAGTCGGCGAGGCTGTCGGACGTCGTTCCGCAGCATCGCCTGAGCCAGGAGTTCAGGCTGACCTCGCGCCCCGATTCCAGCATCGAGTGGTTGGCCGGCCTGTATCTGAACCGCGAACGCGGCAACCAGATCGGGTCCGCCGATGCGACGCTGGGCTACGGGCTGGGCAACCTGAACCTGATCACCTCGACCGAGCCCAGCACCTACCGGGAGGTGGCTGCCTACGGCGATGTCACATGGCACCCGACGCCCGCGCTGTCGCTGACCGGCGGCGTGCGCGTGGCGCGCAACCACCAGAGCTACACCAGCACTTCGTCGGGGCTGTTGACGGGCCCGACCTCGACGTCTGGCGGCACGTCGTCGGAGAGCGCCGACACCTACCTTCTGGCGGCCAAGTACGCCCTCACGCCGACAAGCAATGTGTACGTTCGCGCCGCCAGCGGCTATAGGCCCGGCGGCCCCAACGGGCTGCTGCCCGGTGCCGAGACGGCGCTCATCCAGCCGATGTTCAAGTCCGATTCGCTGTGGAGCTACGAGCTGGGCTACAAGGCCGACCTGCTGGCGCGGACGCTGTCGCTGGAGGCGGCGCTCTACGACATCGAGTGGCGCAACATCCAGCAGTTCGTCAAGAGCGGTGCCTTCAATTACTACACCAATGCGGGCAACGCACGCATCCGCGGTGGCGAGCTGACGCTGAACTGGATGCCGAGCACCGAATGGCGGGTGAACGCCTCCGCCTCCGCCATCGACGCCCATCTCACCACCAGTGCCGCAGGGCTGGGCGCCAATGCCGGCGCGCGGCTGCCCATGACCGCACGCTTCTCCGCCACGGTCGGCGCCACGCGCCAGTTCGTCGTTGCAGGGCGCCAGGCCTACCTGGGGGTCAGCGCGCGCCATGTCGGCGAGCGCGACGCCGGCTATGCCGGCAGCACCATCCTGCCGAGCTTCAGGATGCCGGCCTATACGGTGGTCGATCTGCAGGCCGGCATCGCCTTCCCGCACTTCAGCCTGGCGGCCTATGTGCGGAACCTGGGCAACTCGCGCGGGCTGACGAACGTTGCCACCATCAACCCCGGCCTGCTGCAGGCCGCGTTGACCCCGGCGCGCACGGTCGGCATGAACCTCACCGTGCCGTTCTGA
- a CDS encoding nuclear transport factor 2 family protein, protein MRQLSPNAQLVSDIFDEVAKGNGAPFWEACHDDVVWRTIGEGSWSGEFAGKQTIIDEVFRPLNRALAERATIPTRLVDGGDVIVLQARGKNLTRDGQRYENDYVFVIHFEGGKIIRYEEYCDTELIARVLPDRIAAKSIPIPK, encoded by the coding sequence ATGCGTCAACTCTCCCCCAACGCCCAACTCGTCTCCGACATCTTCGACGAAGTCGCCAAGGGCAATGGCGCGCCTTTTTGGGAGGCATGCCACGATGATGTCGTCTGGCGAACCATCGGCGAAGGCTCCTGGAGCGGCGAATTCGCAGGCAAGCAAACCATCATCGACGAGGTGTTCCGCCCGCTCAATCGCGCGCTCGCTGAACGAGCCACCATCCCGACCCGCCTGGTGGATGGTGGTGATGTCATCGTTCTGCAAGCCAGGGGCAAGAACCTGACCCGCGACGGTCAACGCTACGAGAACGACTATGTCTTCGTGATCCACTTCGAGGGCGGAAAGATCATTCGATATGAAGAATATTGCGACACGGAACTGATCGCTCGTGTCCTGCCCGACCGCATTGCAGCCAAGTCGATCCCCATACCCAAGTGA
- a CDS encoding branched-chain amino acid ABC transporter permease: MQILTQLIFSGIALGMIYAVIAFGYQLTFATSDTLNFGQGNALMLGAMVGLTLVNMGLNYWLMIPLVCLFGAFQGTVVERIAVRPAIKIKSEFGWIMSTIALGIIFTNVAENVWGRDDLKFPSPLPESPLHFLGANVLPMEILVVVGALLMMLAVELFNRRSIYGKAVVATFNDRDAAKLMGINTGLVITFSYALSSMTAAFAGVLIAPLTLTGASMGAVLGLKAFAVAIIGGLTSGMGIVVGGIILGIAETTTGFYLSTGYKDVPGLVLLLIVLAIRPSGLFGKAAIKKV, from the coding sequence ATGCAAATCCTCACCCAACTCATCTTCAGTGGCATTGCGCTGGGCATGATCTACGCCGTCATCGCATTCGGCTACCAGCTCACATTCGCCACGTCGGACACGCTGAACTTCGGCCAGGGCAACGCCCTCATGCTCGGCGCCATGGTCGGCCTGACGCTGGTGAACATGGGGCTGAACTACTGGCTGATGATTCCGCTGGTGTGCCTGTTCGGCGCCTTCCAGGGGACGGTGGTGGAGCGCATCGCCGTGCGGCCGGCGATCAAGATCAAGTCCGAGTTCGGCTGGATCATGTCCACCATCGCGCTGGGCATCATCTTCACCAACGTGGCCGAGAACGTCTGGGGGCGCGACGACCTGAAGTTTCCGTCGCCGCTGCCTGAATCGCCGCTGCACTTCCTGGGCGCGAACGTGCTGCCGATGGAGATATTGGTGGTCGTCGGTGCGCTGCTCATGATGCTGGCGGTCGAGTTGTTCAACCGCCGCTCGATCTACGGCAAGGCCGTGGTCGCGACCTTCAATGACCGCGACGCGGCCAAGCTGATGGGCATCAACACCGGCCTGGTGATCACCTTCTCGTATGCGCTGTCGTCCATGACGGCGGCCTTTGCGGGCGTGCTGATCGCGCCGCTTACCCTGACCGGTGCCTCGATGGGTGCGGTGCTCGGCCTGAAGGCCTTCGCGGTTGCCATCATCGGCGGGCTCACCAGCGGCATGGGCATCGTGGTGGGCGGGATCATCCTGGGCATTGCCGAGACCACCACCGGCTTCTACCTGAGCACCGGCTACAAGGACGTGCCCGGACTGGTGCTGCTGCTGATCGTGCTCGCCATACGCCCCTCGGGCCTGTTCGGCAAGGCTGCCATCAAGAAGGTGTGA
- a CDS encoding ABC transporter substrate-binding protein, which yields MQFRFKLLALTSALALSVAAFAADPIKIGVDGPFTGGSSSMGVSMRDGVRLAAEEINKSGGVLGRQIQLVERDDEAKNERGVQIAQEFVNKEKVVAAVGYINTGVALASQRFFQEAKIPVLNNVATGSVITHQFDKEPENYVFRNAAHDSIQAPMIVEEAITRRGYKKVAILADSTNYGQLGREDLERALKNKGITAVAVEKFNIKDVDMTAQLLKSKEAGAEAVLTYGIGPELAQIANGMTKLGWKVPIIGSWTLAMANFIDNAGPGGDGARMPQTFIQEPTTPKRKAFIEAFVGKFKPKNNRMDSPVSAAQGYDSIYLLAAAIKQAGSTDGPKIKAALEDLQAPVEGVVTTYNKPFTKTDHDAITANIPVFGEVKAGRVVFASADDQKSAGTVRMKDVAANDALLKK from the coding sequence ATGCAATTCCGATTCAAGCTGCTGGCCCTGACCAGCGCGCTCGCCCTTTCGGTCGCCGCCTTCGCGGCCGATCCGATCAAGATCGGCGTGGACGGTCCCTTCACCGGCGGCTCGTCCTCGATGGGCGTGAGCATGCGCGACGGCGTGCGGCTGGCCGCCGAAGAAATCAACAAGTCCGGCGGTGTGCTGGGCCGCCAGATCCAGTTGGTCGAACGCGACGACGAAGCCAAGAACGAACGCGGCGTGCAGATTGCCCAGGAGTTCGTCAACAAGGAAAAGGTCGTGGCCGCCGTGGGCTACATCAACACCGGCGTGGCGCTGGCCTCGCAGCGCTTCTTCCAGGAGGCGAAGATTCCGGTGCTCAACAACGTGGCAACCGGCTCGGTCATCACGCACCAGTTCGACAAGGAGCCTGAGAACTACGTCTTCCGCAATGCCGCGCACGACAGCATTCAGGCGCCGATGATCGTGGAAGAGGCCATCACGCGCCGCGGCTACAAGAAGGTCGCGATCCTGGCCGACTCCACCAACTACGGCCAGCTCGGCCGCGAGGATCTGGAGCGCGCGCTCAAGAACAAGGGCATCACGGCCGTGGCGGTCGAGAAGTTCAACATCAAGGACGTCGACATGACGGCCCAGTTGCTGAAGTCGAAGGAAGCCGGCGCCGAGGCCGTGCTCACCTACGGCATCGGCCCCGAGCTGGCCCAGATCGCCAACGGCATGACCAAGCTGGGCTGGAAGGTGCCGATCATCGGCAGCTGGACCCTGGCCATGGCCAACTTCATCGACAACGCCGGCCCCGGCGGTGACGGCGCGCGCATGCCGCAGACCTTCATCCAGGAGCCGACCACGCCCAAGCGCAAGGCGTTCATCGAGGCCTTCGTCGGCAAGTTCAAGCCGAAGAACAACCGCATGGATTCGCCGGTGTCGGCGGCGCAGGGCTACGACTCCATCTACCTGCTCGCTGCTGCGATCAAGCAGGCCGGCAGCACCGACGGTCCGAAGATCAAGGCCGCGCTCGAAGACCTGCAGGCACCGGTCGAAGGCGTGGTGACGACCTACAACAAGCCCTTCACCAAGACCGACCATGACGCCATCACCGCCAACATTCCGGTGTTCGGCGAGGTCAAGGCCGGCCGCGTGGTCTTCGCCAGTGCCGACGATCAGAAGAGCGCCGGCACCGTGCGCATGAAGGATGTGGCCGCCAACGATGCCCTGCTGAAGAAGTAA
- a CDS encoding ParD-like family protein, giving the protein MGIVKISDLMHENLRVAGNALSRSINAQAEHWMRVGMLTEMHPELDYREVCQLLIQAELSGGLDIAAAATAQSSGKPRASATGKR; this is encoded by the coding sequence ATGGGCATCGTAAAAATTTCAGACCTCATGCACGAGAACCTGCGAGTGGCGGGGAACGCCCTCAGCAGGTCCATCAACGCGCAAGCCGAGCACTGGATGCGGGTCGGCATGCTGACCGAGATGCACCCGGAGCTGGATTACCGGGAGGTCTGCCAACTGTTGATACAGGCTGAACTCTCGGGCGGGCTGGACATCGCTGCGGCTGCAACAGCCCAGTCTTCTGGCAAGCCGCGCGCATCGGCAACCGGAAAACGCTGA
- the map gene encoding type I methionyl aminopeptidase produces MARDISIKSAEDIEMARRAGGLAAEVLSMIEPYVVPGVSTETLDQICHEHIVKVQGAIPANVGYLGYPKTILTSVNQVVCHGLPSPDKILKKGDIVNIDVAVIKDGWFGDTSRMYFVGTPSVLARRLVETTYEAMLAGIHQVKPGATLGDIGHAIQSVAQREHFSVVREYCGHGIGQVYHEELQVLHYGRRGEGLKLEPGMVFTIEPMLNAGQRETRQLPDGWTVVTKDRSLSAQWEHMVAVTPEGYEVLTAWPGGTGAYAPV; encoded by the coding sequence ATGGCTCGCGACATTTCCATCAAGTCCGCAGAGGACATCGAAATGGCGCGGCGGGCCGGCGGGCTTGCCGCGGAGGTTCTCAGCATGATCGAGCCCTACGTCGTGCCGGGGGTGAGCACGGAGACGCTCGACCAGATCTGCCACGAGCACATCGTGAAAGTGCAGGGCGCCATTCCAGCCAACGTGGGGTATCTCGGATATCCCAAGACCATCCTCACTTCTGTCAATCAGGTGGTTTGCCACGGCCTCCCTTCACCCGACAAGATTCTGAAGAAGGGCGACATCGTCAACATCGATGTCGCCGTCATCAAGGATGGCTGGTTCGGCGACACCAGCCGCATGTACTTCGTCGGCACCCCCAGCGTGTTGGCGCGGCGCCTGGTGGAGACAACGTACGAAGCCATGCTGGCCGGAATCCACCAGGTCAAGCCTGGAGCGACGCTGGGCGATATCGGCCATGCCATCCAGTCGGTTGCCCAGCGGGAGCATTTCAGCGTGGTGCGCGAATACTGCGGGCACGGCATTGGTCAGGTCTATCACGAAGAACTGCAAGTGCTGCACTACGGGCGGCGTGGGGAAGGTCTCAAGCTGGAGCCGGGGATGGTCTTCACCATCGAGCCGATGCTCAACGCAGGCCAACGCGAAACCCGGCAATTGCCCGACGGGTGGACGGTCGTGACGAAGGACAGGTCTCTGTCCGCCCAGTGGGAACACATGGTGGCTGTCACACCCGAGGGATATGAAGTGCTGACGGCTTGGCCGGGAGGCACAGGCGCCTACGCGCCCGTCTGA
- a CDS encoding ABC transporter permease subunit produces the protein MKTSRLLLAIAGVAALLLFPIGIDNPYYIHLLETIMIYAILLFGLDIVVGYTGQVSLGHAGLFGLGAYAAGVLVFKLSAPFWITVPFAILFTAGFGALLALPALRVSGPYLAMVTLAFGTIIQILINEMSFLTDGPMGIKLEKPALFGHKLDDREYYWVVAVLMVLALVVVHRILRSHLGRAFEALRGSPVASDCMGVSVYRYKVYAFVISAGFAGLAGSLYAYSEQYISPNSYNFELTVLFLLAVIMGGRKSRIGAMLGATIIVLLPKLLDDVVLFRYVSVGLAVLVLVAAVVAIKRQRVTPAQMAIPVVGSIALAGLAFWLDAMTDWRLSIFGVIMLFVVYYLQDGIVGFVRQAFNIRRPVASVAAADVDAAPADAVSTAAHAGGTEDVLEASGVLMQFGGLKALNNVDLRIKRGTIHGLIGPNGSGKSTMMNVLTGIYVPTAGAISFGGRSLVGRTSADIALSGIARTFQNVQLFGEMTALQNVQVGLHHSFASNLLDVAVSTPRYRRESAAAVQRALGLLKFVGLEAFATEEARNLPYGKQRLLEIARALALDPQLLLLDEPAAGLTAPDIKELITIIRKIREHGVTVILIEHHMDVVMSMCDTVSVLDFGQKIAEGEPARVQADEKVIEAYLGGST, from the coding sequence ATGAAGACCAGCCGTCTCCTTCTGGCCATCGCCGGCGTGGCCGCGCTGCTGCTGTTCCCGATCGGCATCGACAACCCGTACTACATCCACCTGCTCGAGACCATCATGATCTACGCGATCCTGCTGTTCGGGCTCGACATCGTGGTCGGCTACACCGGCCAGGTCTCGCTGGGCCACGCTGGCCTGTTCGGCCTGGGCGCTTATGCGGCCGGCGTGCTGGTGTTCAAGCTGTCGGCGCCGTTCTGGATCACGGTGCCGTTCGCCATCTTGTTCACCGCCGGCTTCGGCGCGCTGCTGGCCTTGCCGGCGCTGCGCGTGTCGGGGCCCTACCTGGCCATGGTCACGCTGGCCTTCGGCACGATCATCCAGATCCTCATCAACGAGATGAGCTTCCTGACCGACGGCCCGATGGGCATCAAGCTTGAGAAGCCCGCGCTGTTCGGCCACAAGCTCGACGACCGCGAGTACTACTGGGTGGTGGCGGTGCTGATGGTGCTGGCGCTGGTGGTGGTGCACCGCATCCTGCGCTCGCACCTCGGGCGGGCCTTCGAGGCGCTGCGCGGCAGCCCGGTGGCCTCCGACTGCATGGGCGTGTCGGTCTATCGCTACAAGGTCTACGCCTTCGTCATCAGTGCGGGCTTTGCAGGGCTTGCGGGCAGCCTCTATGCCTACTCCGAGCAGTACATCTCGCCCAACTCGTACAACTTCGAGCTCACCGTGCTGTTCCTGCTGGCGGTGATCATGGGCGGGCGCAAGAGCCGCATCGGCGCCATGCTGGGCGCCACCATCATCGTGCTGCTGCCCAAGCTGCTGGACGACGTGGTGCTGTTCCGCTATGTCTCGGTGGGGCTGGCCGTGCTGGTGCTGGTGGCCGCGGTGGTGGCCATCAAGCGGCAGCGCGTCACGCCGGCGCAGATGGCCATTCCCGTGGTCGGCAGCATCGCACTTGCGGGCCTGGCCTTCTGGCTCGATGCCATGACGGACTGGCGGCTGTCGATCTTCGGCGTGATCATGCTGTTCGTCGTGTACTACCTGCAGGACGGCATCGTCGGCTTCGTGCGCCAGGCCTTCAACATTCGCCGGCCCGTGGCGTCGGTCGCGGCGGCGGATGTCGACGCAGCACCGGCCGATGCCGTCTCCACCGCGGCCCATGCCGGCGGCACCGAAGACGTGCTGGAGGCCTCTGGCGTGCTGATGCAGTTCGGCGGCCTGAAGGCTCTCAACAACGTCGACCTGCGCATCAAGCGCGGCACCATCCATGGCCTGATCGGACCCAACGGCTCCGGCAAGAGCACCATGATGAATGTGCTGACCGGCATCTACGTGCCCACGGCCGGTGCCATCTCCTTCGGTGGCCGTTCGCTGGTCGGTCGCACCTCGGCCGACATCGCGCTGTCGGGCATTGCGCGCACCTTTCAGAACGTGCAGCTCTTCGGCGAAATGACCGCGCTGCAGAACGTGCAGGTCGGCCTGCACCACAGCTTTGCGAGCAACCTGCTCGACGTGGCGGTGAGCACACCGCGCTACCGGCGCGAGAGTGCGGCGGCGGTGCAACGAGCGCTGGGCCTGCTGAAGTTCGTCGGCCTAGAGGCCTTCGCCACCGAGGAGGCGCGCAACCTGCCCTATGGCAAGCAGCGCCTGCTGGAGATCGCGCGTGCGTTGGCGCTCGATCCGCAGTTGCTGCTGCTCGACGAGCCGGCCGCGGGGCTGACCGCGCCCGACATCAAGGAGCTGATCACCATCATCCGCAAGATCCGCGAGCACGGCGTGACCGTGATCCTGATCGAGCATCACATGGACGTGGTGATGAGCATGTGCGACACCGTCTCGGTGCTCGACTTCGGCCAGAAGATCGCCGAGGGCGAGCCGGCCAGGGTGCAGGCCGACGAGAAGGTGATCGAGGCCTATCTGGGCGGCAGCACATGA
- a CDS encoding ABC transporter ATP-binding protein yields the protein MLTIQNLFAGYGKVQVLHGISIEVPRGKVVTLIGSNGAGKTTTMRAVSGMIAPTAGEITLNGKRIDGLESYHIAKQGLAHSPEGRRVFATMTVTDNLTLGAFPRLTGSRPRGDVAGDLERALELFPRLKERRTQLAGTLSGGEQQMLAMARAVMLNPEVVLLDEPSMGLAPILVAEVFRIIERLKSEGVTMLLVEQFAAAALGVADYGYVLENGRISLHGPAEKLRSDPAVKAAYLGGGH from the coding sequence ATGCTGACCATCCAGAATCTTTTTGCGGGCTACGGCAAGGTGCAGGTGCTGCACGGCATCTCGATCGAGGTGCCCAGAGGCAAGGTCGTGACGCTGATCGGCTCCAACGGCGCCGGCAAGACCACCACCATGCGGGCCGTCTCGGGAATGATCGCGCCCACCGCGGGCGAGATCACGCTCAACGGCAAGCGCATCGACGGCCTGGAGTCGTACCACATCGCCAAGCAGGGCCTGGCGCATTCGCCTGAAGGCCGGCGCGTGTTCGCGACCATGACCGTCACCGACAACCTCACGCTGGGCGCCTTTCCGCGCCTGACCGGCAGCCGCCCGCGCGGCGATGTGGCGGGCGACCTGGAACGCGCGCTCGAACTCTTTCCGCGCCTGAAGGAGCGCCGCACGCAACTGGCCGGAACGCTGTCGGGCGGCGAACAGCAGATGCTGGCCATGGCGCGCGCCGTGATGCTGAACCCCGAGGTGGTGCTGCTCGACGAACCCTCGATGGGCCTGGCGCCGATCCTGGTGGCCGAGGTGTTCCGCATCATCGAACGGCTCAAGAGCGAGGGCGTGACGATGCTGCTGGTGGAGCAGTTCGCCGCCGCCGCGCTCGGCGTGGCCGACTACGGCTATGTGCTGGAGAACGGGCGCATCTCGCTGCACGGGCCGGCGGAAAAATTGCGCAGCGACCCGGCTGTGAAGGCTGCCTATCTAGGTGGTGGGCACTAG